CAGCTAACACTTCACCATAAACATGGTGCCCGCGCTGCTGTGCATAACGAATAGCATCAACCGACTCTTCTACCGAGCAATGCACTAAATATAAAGGTGCGCCTAGGGTTTCAGCAATACTAATGGCACGGTAAGCCGCTTCACCTTCAACCATAGGCGGGCGAGATAACGGATGCGCTTCAGGCCCTGTAATACCTTTTTCCATTAACTGTTGCTGTAAGTGATACACCAATTCACCGTTTTCAGCATGCACGGTGGCAATAGCGCCCAATTCCATACAACGGGTAAAGCTAGACACCAGAATATCATCGGTGGCCATGATGGCATTTTTGTACGCCATGAAGTGCTTAAAGCTATTAATGCCGTATTCGGTAGCCAGGGTTTCCATGTCTTTATGAACGCTGTCATCCCACCAGGTTATCGCCACGTGGAAGGTGTAGTTAGACATGGATTTTTCAGACCAGTCTCGCCACTGCTGATAAGCCTCCATCAAAGGCTGTCCTGGGCTTGGGATAACAAAATCGATAATGGTCGTGGTGCCACCTGCTAGGGCGGCAGCGGTGCCAGAGGCAAAGTCATCGGCGGCTACCGTACCCATAAATGGCAGTTGCATATGTGTGTGCGGGTCGATGCCGCCGGGCATGATTAGCTTTTCAGAGACATCGACTATCTCTACATCTGATTCATTTACAGCAAGATCTTCGCCGATTTTAGTAATTTTTCCGTCTTCGCAAAGTACATCGGCTTTGTAAGTCATTTCGTGGGTAACTACGGTACCACCGCGTAATAATATGGCCATTTTCGTGTCCTGTTTCGCGTAAAATTAAGAGGCTTTTGCTAGCTCACCAACGTTTGTGTTCACGGTGTTAACTAGCTTGCCCGCGGCAAAGTAATAAATGATGGCGCCAGAAATAGAACCGGTAAACCATCCATAGTTATAAAACCATGTGAATACATCTGCAGTAATGGCTAACAATGTGATGCCAACTGGAATTAAGAAAGCGACAAAACCAGCCCAATTCACTTTCGGGTAAGCGGCACTGCTGGTGTACAGTGCGGCTACATCTAGCTCTTGTTTTCTAATCAGGAAGTAATCAACAATCATTATGCCCGCAATAGGGCCCAGTAAGCTTGAATAACCCAGCAACCAATTTGAGTACAGGCTTTCTACACTAACGTCAGACTCTATAATGCCGGCCTTCTTTAATAGCTCCCAACTCATCAATAACACACCTACTAAGCCAGTTAATAAAACGCCGCGGGTATGGTTAATATATTTTGGTGCTATGTTTTGAAAATCGTTGGTGGGAGATACTACGTTAGCGGCGGTGTTAGTAGATAAGGTAGCCACAATAATAAGTAGCATGGCGATTGCCACAAAAAACGGGCTATCAATATGACCAATAAGCGTTACCGGATCGGATACGGTTTCACCAACTAAGGTCACTGACGCAGAGGTCAGTAATACCCCTAAGGCAGCAAACATAAACATGGTGAGGGGTAAGCCTATGATTTGCCCAGTTACTTGGGCTTTTTGGCTTTTAGCATAACGACTGAAATCAGGAATATTTAACGACAGTGTTGCCCAAAAACCTACCATGGCAGTGAGTCCGGCGAAGAAATAGCTGAAAAAGCCTGCATCTTCAGGGCGACTTGCGGGTGTGGCTAAAACCTCAGTAACCGATACTTTATCACTCGCCCACCAAATAAGCCCTGCACCTACAATAAGGAGCAACGGGGCAGCTAGGGTTTCTAACCATTTAATCGACTCTGACCCTTTAATTACGATAAAGACATTTAACGCACCAAAAGCAAAAAAGCCAATGACTTCCCCCATACCGCCAAGCTGGGCCCAGCCGTCTGATACCGACGATAAAAACAAATGGATGGCAAGGCCACCAAACATGGTTTGAATACCAAACCAGCCGCAGGCTACAAAACCCCGAATTAAGCAGGGAATATTCGAGCCCACCACACCAAACGATGAACGAAGTACCACCGGAAAGGGAATACCAAACTTAGTGCCAGGAAAGGCGTTTAACGTAAGAGGAATAAGTACCACTATGTTTGCTAACAAAATAGTGAATAAGGCTTCCATCACCGATAAACCGAAGTAGCTGGTAAGCACGCCGCCAAGGGTGTAAGTAGGTACGCACACCGCCATACCTACCCATAGCGCCGCTATGTTTCCCGTACCCCACGTACGCTCAGAAAGCTTAGTAGGTGCAAGGTCTTCGTTAAAATAGTCGCTCTCGGTCACCGATTTACTAAGTGTGACCTCACTGATTTCTGAACTCATACGCTTGCTCCCTCGTCTTCAGTAACAGGGGCACCAGCAGCTTCAGCAATACGCTTACTGGCGGTTAACATGGTATGAAGCAACACATTTGCGCCATCTTCACATTGCTCAGGGCTAGAGTATTCAATTTCGTTGTGGCTAATACCATTTTCACAAGGCGTGAAAATCATGCCCGCAGGAACTAGGTCGGCCATATAACAGGCATCGTGACCTGCGCCCGCGTAGATATCCATGTGTGAATACCCTAAGTTTTCAGTGGCGGCTTTCACATCATCCGAGGCATTAAATTCGACCGGCGCAAAGTACCAGAAGTTATCCACGGTAATCTCTAAATTACGCTCTTTGGCTACCGCGTCGCAGTAGGCCACGAACTCTTCATGCATGGTAGCCAACACGTCGGGGTTAGGATTACGTAAATCGGCGCTGAATTTCACGTTTCCAGGAATAGTATTACGTGAATTTGGATAAACCTGCATAAAACCTACGGTGCCCAAGCCGTTGTCATAACGGTTAGCTAGCGATTCGATTTCCGCTACAATTTTGCCTGTGGCAACCATGGCATCTTTGCGTAAGTGCATTGGCGTGGTGCCAGAATGAGACTCTTGGCCTTGTATTTCTACGTTGTACCAACGAATACCTTGGCCTAAACGTACTACACCAATGCGCTTTTCTTCATCTTCTAATATTGGGCCTTGCTCAATATGGGCTTCAAAAAAGGCGCCTATATTACGGCTACCTAACTCTTCTTCACCCAAGTAGCCTATGCGAGCTAATTCGTCGCCTAAACGTAAACCGTTCACGTCGGTTTTATCTAGTTCTTGTTGTAAATCAAAACGGCCTACATATACGCCAGAACCTTGCATGGCAGGCTGAAAGCGTGAGCCTTCTTCGTTGGTCCACACACTAACTTCAATGGGGGTTGGGGTAGTAATATTATTTTCATGTAGGGTGCGAAGTACTTCAACACCTGACAATACACCGAATACGCCGTCGAACTTACCACCAGTAGGTTGAGTATCTAAGTGGCTGCCGGTGGCAACAGAAGGGAGTTCGTTATTAATACCTGGGCGTTTGGCGAATATATTCCCGAATTTATCTACTTTAATCTCACATCCAGTGGCTTCACACCATGCGCAAAACAAGTCTCTAGCTTGCTTGTCTAGATCTGTGCCGGCCAAGCGGTTACATCCGCCTTTTTCAGTGCCGCCAATCTCGCCCATTTCCATCAGGCTGTCCCATAATCTTTGACCGTTAATTCTAAGCTTATCCATTGTTTTGTCCTCGCAGGTGGAAGGTTATTCCTATTAACACTTTGCCCCAAGTTAGCTCAGCGAACGTACTATAAGAGTGCAACCTTGATAAATTTATTTACCAAACGGTAAATGTAATTTCTCTTTGATTTTGTACTGATTGTTCACTCATTATTATGTATCGCTACTATTGCTGAGACGCCTAAAGCAAAGGGCGTGATTATTCTTTTGTCTAATGCGCTGTTCTATTTTTAGGCGCTTAATTAATGCCGATAACATTGTAAAAATTGACCGAATGGTAAATTCTTATATTTTGGACTTTCAACATTTATGCCAGCCGCTGTGCCAGAGGCCGTTGTACCGGTTTTTAATGGCCAACGAAGTTCGCTTATTTGCGAACTTCGTCGGTTTAAAAAGCTAGCTTTATGACTAATTGCTTGGGAAAGAAAATTGACTGCCTTCGCGCAAATTCGTTGAAGGCCAGCGTTGTGTAATGGCTTTTCTACGTGTGTAGAAACGTACGGAGTCCGGCCCGTAAGCATGTAAATCGCCAAACAATGAGCGCTTCCAACCACCAAAGCTGTGGTAAGACACTGGCACGGGTAACGGTACGTTCACACCCACCATGCCCACTTGAACCTGATCGATAAAGAAGCGCGCGGCTTCACCATCGCGGGTGAATATACAGGTACCATTTCCGTATTCATGCTCGTTAATTAGCTCAAGTGCGGTCTGCATATCAGGTACACGTAGCATCACAAGTACAGGGCCAAAAATCTCTTTTTGGTAAATTTCCATGTGAGGTTTTACCTTGTCGAACAAGGTAGCTCCTAAGAAATAGCCTTCTTCAAAACCTTCTACACTAAGCTTTCTACCATCGTTAACTAAATCGGCTTCTTGGCTAACACCTGAGTCGATGAACCCACTCACGGTATCGAAATGTTGAGCACTGATTAACGGCCCCATGTCATTACTGTTGTCGTTACCCGCACCCACTTTTAAGGTTTCGATTTGTGCAGACAAACGGTCACGCAGGGTATCACCCATTTCATCACCCACCGCTAGTACAACCGATAACGCCATACAGCGTTCGCCGCATGAGCCAAACGCAGCGCCCATGAGTGCATTAACAACGTTATCAACATCGGCATCTGGCATAACAATGGCGTGGTTTTTCGCGCCACCTAAGGCTTGGCAGCGCTTACCGTTAGCACTGGCTTTTTGATAAATAGCTTCGGCAACAGGCGTTGAACCTACAAAACTTACCGCTTGAATCGTTGGGTCTTCTAATAAGTGGTCAACGGCAGCTTTGTCGCCGTTTACTACATTTAGCACGCCCGGCGGCAAGCCTGCTTCAGCCGCAAGAGCCGCAATGTATAAAGCGCTGGAAGGATCTTTTTCAGATGGCTTTAATACGAAGGTGTTGCCACACATGATAGCGCTTGGCCACATCCATAAAGGTACCATGGCCGGAAAGTTAAACGGCGTAATACCTGTCACTACGCCTAGGGGCTGGAATTCACTCCACGCGTCAATGCCCGGGCCCACGTCTTTGCTGTGCTCACCTTTTAGCAATTGAGGCATGCCACAGGCGAACTCAACGTTTTCAATACCGCGCTGCAACTCACCTTTCGCATCGTGTAGCACTTTGCCGTGCTCTTCACTAATCAGTTCACAAATTTTGTCACTGTGTTGCTCTAGCAATACTTTTAAGCGAAACATAACCTGTGCACGCTTTGCTGGTGGCGTGGCACGCCATGCTGGATAAGCCGCTTTTGCTGAATCTATCGCCTTTTGTACTAATGCCGACGACGCCATTTCTACTTGTCCGCACACCGCGCCAGTAGAAGGGTTGTGGATATCAATCAAATTTCCATCTTGCGGCGCTACGTGTTCGCCATGAATGAAGTGTCCTACCAATGAAGTCATATCTGTATCTCTTTTTGCGTAAGTGGATATAAGACGGTAAAGGGCTACTTGCCCATTAAAGTGTCTTGCATCGCGTTAATTAAGGTGTCGATTTCCGCTTTTTCGGTGGTAAACGGAAGGCCTAGCTGAATAGTGTCGCCGCCGTAGCGCACGTAAAATCCTTTCTTCCACATGGCGTCAGCAATTTCATACGGGCGCCTTGCCGGTTCGCCTGGGTAGCTTTCAATGCTAAACCCTGCTGCAAATCCGAAGTTTCGAATATCACTCACGAATGGCATGCCTTTTAAGCTATGCACCGCCTCTTCAAAATACGGACTAAGTTCGGCAACCCGGCTAACAAGCTTTTCTTGTTCTAGAATATCAAGGGCAGCCATGGCTGCAGCGCAAGCAACAGGGTGGCCGGAGTAGGTGTAACCGTGTGGCAATTCAATGTTGTAGTCGGCACCGCCTGCGTTAATCACAGTGTCGTAGATAAATTCGCGAGCCAATACCGCGCCCATAGGAACAGCGCCATTGGTGATCTGCTTGGCCACGTTAATCATATCGGGTACTACATCAAACGCATCGGCGCCAAATAAGCTACCTGTGCGGCCAAAGCCCGTAATCACTTCATCGAAAATAAGTAAAATATCGTGCTGGTTACACAGTTCACGTAAGCGGCGTAAATAGGCTTTTGGTGGAACGATAACCCCAGCAGAACCACTCATTGGCTCAACTATTACTGCCGCAATATTCGACGCATCATGTAATGCCACCATTTCGATAAGCTCATCAGCAAGCTCTTCACCATAGTTCGGTGCGCCTTTGCAGAATTGATTGTTCGGCAACAAGGTATGTGAAAGGTGATCAGACTCCATGGCTGGCCCCCACATTTTTCGGTTTGCGCCAATGCCGCCAAAGCTAATGCCGCCCCAGCTTGCACCGTGATAGCCTTTCGCGCGACCAATAATACGGGTTTTAGTAGGCTGACCTTGCTGGCGCCAATAGGCACGAGCAATCTTGGTCGATGTATCAGCGGCTTCAGAACCTGAGTTAGTGAAAAACACTTTATTGATGTCGGCCGGCGCCATGTTAGCTAGCCTGTCGGCTAGTTCAAACGCCAAATTGTGGCCATACTGAAAGGCGGGCGCGTAATCTAGCGTTGTTAACTGTTTCGCGACTGCTTCGGCAATTTCAGGGCGGTTATGCCCTGCGCCGCATGTCCATAACCCAGATAATCCATCAAAGATTTTGCGACCATTGTCATCAATGAGGTAATTGCCTTGTGCACCGGTAATCATTTTAGGCGATGCTTTAAACTGGCGATTTGCAGTGTAAGGCATCCACAACGCATCCATTTGCGATTGTGATAGCTTGGAAGCCCACTGGGTCATAATTGTTTTCCTATGATATTTGTTCACTTGGTCTACTTTACCTAGCCTCATAAGTTCGATAAATTATAAATATTCAAATCTTACTTTCATAAACATGAAACTATGCGCGCAATTCTTGGAAATCTATCAGATACAGACATTCGCTTATTAAGAGTATTTATAGTGGTGGCGCAGGCTGGCGGCCTTTCTGCTGCCGAGCTAGAACTCAATATTGGGCGTTCTACCATTAGCCGACATTTAAAAGATTTAGAAACTCGATTGGGTATGGTGCTTTGTCATCGAGGCCGTGGGGGCTTTTCGCTTACCGAAGAAGGAAAGCGAATTTATGAATCGACTCAACGCTTACTGCTGTCTCTACAAGACTTTAGAAATGAAGTTAACGACATGCACCGGCATTTGCAGGGCAATGTGGTGGTAGCCATGTTCGATAAAACCGTGTCGAACGATGCGTGCAAGGTGAATGAAGCCATTTACACCTATCAGCAACAGGCGCCTAATGTGAATGTAGAAATTCATGTGGTGCCGGTTAATACCATTGAGCAAGGCATATTGGATGGGCGCTATCATATTGGTATTATTCCTACCCATCGTTCGTCTTCAAGCCTAAATTACTTGCCCTTGTTTGGTGAGCAAATGCATCTTTACTGCGGAAGAAAACACCCTTTCTACATTGAGCTTGGCGACATTCCTCGAGAAGAAATATGCGAAGCTAAGTATGCGGGGCTAAGCTTTCACAGCCCAAATATGGATAAAAGTATGTCGCTAGGGCTCAATAAAATGGCGGTAGCGAACGATCAGGAGGGCATTGCCACGCTGATTTCTTCGGGCTGTTATTTAGGCTTTTTGCCTGATCATTATGCGGAATCTTTCGTAAAAAAGGGCCAGATGCGTTCTATCGAACCTAATAATTTCGCCTATCATTGTGAATTCGCGGCCATCTATCGTAAGTCACCTAAGCCCACCCGTTTGGTTGAGTTATTTTTAGAAGCCCTTGCCAAGGAACATGGGAAGGAAGAAACAATGGCTATTTAGCGTAGCGATTACACTGACTTTATGACATTCAAGGTTGTGCTTTCAATGCTTAGGTAAGCAGTAAAGAGAACGAACAATAAGAACAAGTGGCAAATTTATACAAGGCCACATGGAAGCGGTAACAGGAAATAAAAATGACAAAACCTACAAAGACGCAGGCCAATCGTGCAAAAACAGAGGCCGGAATTCTACGCGCCGCAGAAGAGGTATTTGCACAAAAAGGGTTTGCTGGCTCTTCAATGGATGCAGTTGCGCAACAAGCCGGCATCTCTAAACAGCTCATTTTGTATTACTTTCCAGGCAAAGATAAGTTGTACCAAGCCGTACTAGAAAACATGATTGATTTATGGCTTGAGAAAATGCAGTTCAACGACGACCCAGAGGCTTCACCAGCCTGCACCATTCGTCAGTACATTCAGCAGAAAATCGAGTTATCTCGTGATTATCCCAATGGGTCAAAAGTATTCGCCCATGAAATTATTAACGGTGCACCTGTACTGAAAACCTATTTGATAGAAAATTTGAAGCCTGCGTTTGAACGAGACGTAAAAATTATTGAGCGCTGGATAGCCGCTGGCCATATTCGCCCTGTCGATCCTAAGCATCTGTTTTTTACCATATGGGCTGCCACGCAAACCTATGCCGACTTCTCAACGCAAATTCAATTACTGTTAGGTAAGCCGTCTTTAGAACAAGATGACTTTAACGAGGCCACTGAATTTTTATGCAATTTCGTTTTAAGTGCCCTAGATGCACAACACTAGTGCATAAAAATTAATTTATCCTTCTTTTTCTGGCGCGCCTCATCGAAAAGGCGCGCCTTTTACTTTCTACTCCCCCTACTTTAGCATCAGCAATAAACCAAATTAAGCCATTGTTATATATAAGATTTAGCAAAATTAAGCCAAGCATTAAAACCTACCCAACTCCCTACTAGCGCACCCAACTTGCTCTATTTTGAGACACACTTCGCACCAAAAAAACCTGCAAATATTTTCTTTACCATTTGGTAAAAACCATGATAAAGATTAAAAAAGCAACAGCCTAAATTGAATATTTAGTGCATTAACCTTACTTGCAGGAGACGCCCATTATGCTATCGCGCCAACACGCCATTGCCCTTGAACATGCTACAGGTGCACAGCTAGATGCACTTTGCGAACAAGCTGCAGGCGTTCGCGATACGCACTGGCCTAATACCCTCACGTACTCACGAAAGATATTTATTCCACTTACAAACATGTGTAGGGATACCTGTGGGTATTGCACGTTTGTAAAACATCCAGATTCGGGGCAAGCCAATATCTTAAACCCAAGTCAGGTGTTAGCTTCCGTGCTAAAAGGTCAGGCGCAAGGGTGTAAAGAAGCATTGTTTAGCTTGGGCGAAAAACCTGAGAAACGTTATCGCTACGCGAAAGATTGGTTGGCCACATTGGGCCATACCAGCATGGTGGATTATCTTACCGAAGTATGTGAAATGGTGCTGGATAAAAGCTTGATGATCCCCCATGTGAATGCTGGAACGTTAACCTTTAACGAACTGAAACAGCTGAAAAACGTAAGCGGCAGCATGGGTATGATGCTCGAGTGCACCAGCGACCGTTTGATGAAAAAGGGCCAACCCCATTATGCCTGTCCAGACAAAGTGCCAGGTATTCGCTTAAAAACGTTGGAAGACGCAGGAAAGCTAGATATTCCCTTCACCACCGGCATTCTTATTGGCATCGGTGAAACGTGGGAAGAACGTGTTGATAGCTTAATGGCGATTAACACCCTGTACCAAGAATACGGCCATATTCAAGAAGTCATTGTTCAGAATTTTCGCGCAAAAGCCGGTACAGCCATGGCAAATGCACCAGAGCCTACCCTAGATGATATGCGCCGCACATTGGCCATGGCACGGTTAATATTAGACCCGGCTATTTCACTGCAGGCGCCGCCTAACCTAGCCCAAGAATACCCTCATTACATAGCGGCAGGCATTAACGATTGGGGCGGCATTTCACCGTTAACGAAAGATTTTATTAACCCTGAACGTAGCTGGCCGCAAATTACAGAATTAGCCACTGCATGCGAGCAACAAGGCTATGCATTGCAAGAGCGTTTAACGGTATATCCAAAGTACCTACAAGCTGGCGAACGTTACGTTACCAAAGCGTTGCATCAAGCTATGCCAGCTTGGCGCAACGACGGCCTTGCCGTAGAGCAATGTATAGATAACACCACTTTTCAAGGAGTTGCTCATGGGTAACATACTGCAAAATATCACCTCGGTTTCACCTTGCGAACTAACCCCAGCGGGCGACTTCACCTTACCGTACAGCGATACGCCTATTCAAAGTAAGCTAAGCCAACTTCGCCCTGCTATTGCACATATTTTACAGCGGGCTTTAGAAGGTAAAATGCTTAACCACGAAGAAGCAGAAGCCTTGTTTTACTGCCAAGGGCCAGAAACAGATGCCTTGTTGCATACCGCAGACATTGTGCGTGAACTGCGCACCGGCAATGATGCATCCTTTGTGATCACTCGTAATATTAACTTTACCAACGTATGCCATATGGGCTGTCAGTTTTGTAATTTTGGGGTGAATAAAAACGCTGGCGATGCAGAGTTTTTAGCCCCTCATCAAGTGGCCGCTAGAGCCAAAGAAGCCCACGCTCGCGGCGCAACAGAAATTTGTGTTCAAGGTGGTTTGCATCCTGACTTACCTGCCGGTTTTTACGGTGATTTACTTGATACGGTGTCATCTACCGTACCCGATATTCATATTCATGCCTATTCGCCCTTTGAAATTTGGTATGGCGCAATGAAAGGCCGCAAAACCTATACAGAATTATTAACCGACTTAAAACAACGTGGCTTGGCTTCTATGCCAGGTACGGCTGCTGAAATTCTTGATACCGAAGTAAGGCGCAAGCTAACTAAAAATAAACTCAGCACCGAAAACTGGCTTAAAATCATCGAAACTGCGCATAACGTTGGCTTACCAACCACATCCACCATTATGTATGGACATATAGATGGGCCATCGCACTGGGCCGCTCATCTTATTTTATTGCGTGACATGCAAGCGCGGACTGGCGGCTTTACCGAATTTGTTCCGTTAGGCTTTATACATAATGACAGCCCCCTTTACAAAAATAACCCTAGCGAAGTAAGAACCGGCCCAACTGCCGATGAGCATTTCAAAATGCACGCCATTGCGCGATTAGTGTTACAAGGCTATATCGATAATATTCAAGCCTCATGGGTAAAAATGGGCCCAGATATGGCGTCAAAAGTGCTACGCGCAGGCGCTAACGACTTAGGCGGTACGCTAATGAACGAGAGTATTTCTCGTGCAGCAGGGGCTAGCCATGGTCAGGAAATTGTCCCTAGGGATATGGTGAACTTTATTCAGCGTGCGGGGCTAAACGCCCATCAGCGCAATACCTCGTACGACGTAGTTACCCCCTACGGCCGAGACAAAAAGCCAGCTCACCAAGAGGCGCTTGTGGGTTCAGAAGTTGCCAAGCCAGTATCTAAAACTGCCAAGCCAGCCATTAGTCCATTTAACGCAGCATCTCACATTCCCGTGAAGGTAAGCGCATGAAGAACATAGTGTTATTCGCAGGCGGCGTAGGCGGTGCAAAAGCCGCAAAGGGCCTGTATCAATCAGACTACAAAGATAACCTAACCATTATTGGCAATGTGGGTGATGACGACGAGTTTCATAATTTATGGGTGTCGCCTGACCTAGACACGCTCACCTACACGTTGGCGAACGAAGTAAATCCAGTCACTGGCTGGGGTCATAAAAACGACAGCTGCCGCATATTGTCGCGACTTGCTCAGTTTGGATCTAGTACGTGGATGCACTTGGGCGACATGGATATTGCCACCCATATTTTCAGAAGTGCTAAGCGAGCAGAAGGTACTAGCATGACGGCCATCACGCGCCAAATTACTACCCGATTAGGTATTACCGTACCTTTGCTGCCAGCTACCGACGATACCGTGCAAACCCGACTCAAGACCGAAAACGGCTGGGTAGACTTTCAAACTTACTTTGTACATCAACGCTGCGAAGCTGATGTAACTGATATAGCGTACAAAGGTGCAGAGTTCGCCTCTGCCACACCGGAAGTATTAGCCGCCATAGAAGCTGCAGACATCATTGTTTTTGCCCCTAGCAACCCGTTGCTCAGTATTGCACCTATGCTTGCTATACCACAAATTCGCGATGCACTAGCAGCAAGTGAATCCACGAAAATTGCGGTATCGCCACTTATAGGAGGAAAAGCAATAAAAGGCCCTGCTGAAAAGCTACTACAGCAAATGAGCTATACGCCGGGCAACAAAGGCATTGCTGAATTCTACCAAGGCCTGTGCGATGTATTAGTAATTGATAATCAAGATGATGGCGACATAGACACCATCGAAAGCTTTGGCTTACATGCGC
The nucleotide sequence above comes from Alteromonas naphthalenivorans. Encoded proteins:
- the hydA gene encoding dihydropyrimidinase, producing MAILLRGGTVVTHEMTYKADVLCEDGKITKIGEDLAVNESDVEIVDVSEKLIMPGGIDPHTHMQLPFMGTVAADDFASGTAAALAGGTTTIIDFVIPSPGQPLMEAYQQWRDWSEKSMSNYTFHVAITWWDDSVHKDMETLATEYGINSFKHFMAYKNAIMATDDILVSSFTRCMELGAIATVHAENGELVYHLQQQLMEKGITGPEAHPLSRPPMVEGEAAYRAISIAETLGAPLYLVHCSVEESVDAIRYAQQRGHHVYGEVLAGHLTVDDSVYQDVSWERAAAHVMSPPFRPKKHQDVLWKALQSGTLQTTATDHCAFCNEQKAMGKDNFTQIPNGTAGVEERLAVLWEKGVNGGKITPNEFVAVTSTNAAKIFNMYPAKGAVREGSDADIVIWDPKGSKVISAETHMSNIETNIFEGMEVTGVPVMTICNGNIAWQNGELLAKAGDGKYVMRPTYANFYQSLQKRKALAEPKAVDRTSA
- a CDS encoding NCS1 family nucleobase:cation symporter-1; this translates as MSSEISEVTLSKSVTESDYFNEDLAPTKLSERTWGTGNIAALWVGMAVCVPTYTLGGVLTSYFGLSVMEALFTILLANIVVLIPLTLNAFPGTKFGIPFPVVLRSSFGVVGSNIPCLIRGFVACGWFGIQTMFGGLAIHLFLSSVSDGWAQLGGMGEVIGFFAFGALNVFIVIKGSESIKWLETLAAPLLLIVGAGLIWWASDKVSVTEVLATPASRPEDAGFFSYFFAGLTAMVGFWATLSLNIPDFSRYAKSQKAQVTGQIIGLPLTMFMFAALGVLLTSASVTLVGETVSDPVTLIGHIDSPFFVAIAMLLIIVATLSTNTAANVVSPTNDFQNIAPKYINHTRGVLLTGLVGVLLMSWELLKKAGIIESDVSVESLYSNWLLGYSSLLGPIAGIMIVDYFLIRKQELDVAALYTSSAAYPKVNWAGFVAFLIPVGITLLAITADVFTWFYNYGWFTGSISGAIIYYFAAGKLVNTVNTNVGELAKAS
- a CDS encoding Zn-dependent hydrolase, with protein sequence MDKLRINGQRLWDSLMEMGEIGGTEKGGCNRLAGTDLDKQARDLFCAWCEATGCEIKVDKFGNIFAKRPGINNELPSVATGSHLDTQPTGGKFDGVFGVLSGVEVLRTLHENNITTPTPIEVSVWTNEEGSRFQPAMQGSGVYVGRFDLQQELDKTDVNGLRLGDELARIGYLGEEELGSRNIGAFFEAHIEQGPILEDEEKRIGVVRLGQGIRWYNVEIQGQESHSGTTPMHLRKDAMVATGKIVAEIESLANRYDNGLGTVGFMQVYPNSRNTIPGNVKFSADLRNPNPDVLATMHEEFVAYCDAVAKERNLEITVDNFWYFAPVEFNASDDVKAATENLGYSHMDIYAGAGHDACYMADLVPAGMIFTPCENGISHNEIEYSSPEQCEDGANVLLHTMLTASKRIAEAAGAPVTEDEGASV
- a CDS encoding CoA-acylating methylmalonate-semialdehyde dehydrogenase encodes the protein MTSLVGHFIHGEHVAPQDGNLIDIHNPSTGAVCGQVEMASSALVQKAIDSAKAAYPAWRATPPAKRAQVMFRLKVLLEQHSDKICELISEEHGKVLHDAKGELQRGIENVEFACGMPQLLKGEHSKDVGPGIDAWSEFQPLGVVTGITPFNFPAMVPLWMWPSAIMCGNTFVLKPSEKDPSSALYIAALAAEAGLPPGVLNVVNGDKAAVDHLLEDPTIQAVSFVGSTPVAEAIYQKASANGKRCQALGGAKNHAIVMPDADVDNVVNALMGAAFGSCGERCMALSVVLAVGDEMGDTLRDRLSAQIETLKVGAGNDNSNDMGPLISAQHFDTVSGFIDSGVSQEADLVNDGRKLSVEGFEEGYFLGATLFDKVKPHMEIYQKEIFGPVLVMLRVPDMQTALELINEHEYGNGTCIFTRDGEAARFFIDQVQVGMVGVNVPLPVPVSYHSFGGWKRSLFGDLHAYGPDSVRFYTRRKAITQRWPSTNLREGSQFSFPSN
- a CDS encoding aspartate aminotransferase family protein, whose amino-acid sequence is MTQWASKLSQSQMDALWMPYTANRQFKASPKMITGAQGNYLIDDNGRKIFDGLSGLWTCGAGHNRPEIAEAVAKQLTTLDYAPAFQYGHNLAFELADRLANMAPADINKVFFTNSGSEAADTSTKIARAYWRQQGQPTKTRIIGRAKGYHGASWGGISFGGIGANRKMWGPAMESDHLSHTLLPNNQFCKGAPNYGEELADELIEMVALHDASNIAAVIVEPMSGSAGVIVPPKAYLRRLRELCNQHDILLIFDEVITGFGRTGSLFGADAFDVVPDMINVAKQITNGAVPMGAVLAREFIYDTVINAGGADYNIELPHGYTYSGHPVACAAAMAALDILEQEKLVSRVAELSPYFEEAVHSLKGMPFVSDIRNFGFAAGFSIESYPGEPARRPYEIADAMWKKGFYVRYGGDTIQLGLPFTTEKAEIDTLINAMQDTLMGK
- a CDS encoding LysR family transcriptional regulator produces the protein MRAILGNLSDTDIRLLRVFIVVAQAGGLSAAELELNIGRSTISRHLKDLETRLGMVLCHRGRGGFSLTEEGKRIYESTQRLLLSLQDFRNEVNDMHRHLQGNVVVAMFDKTVSNDACKVNEAIYTYQQQAPNVNVEIHVVPVNTIEQGILDGRYHIGIIPTHRSSSSLNYLPLFGEQMHLYCGRKHPFYIELGDIPREEICEAKYAGLSFHSPNMDKSMSLGLNKMAVANDQEGIATLISSGCYLGFLPDHYAESFVKKGQMRSIEPNNFAYHCEFAAIYRKSPKPTRLVELFLEALAKEHGKEETMAI
- a CDS encoding TetR family transcriptional regulator C-terminal domain-containing protein, whose amino-acid sequence is MTKPTKTQANRAKTEAGILRAAEEVFAQKGFAGSSMDAVAQQAGISKQLILYYFPGKDKLYQAVLENMIDLWLEKMQFNDDPEASPACTIRQYIQQKIELSRDYPNGSKVFAHEIINGAPVLKTYLIENLKPAFERDVKIIERWIAAGHIRPVDPKHLFFTIWAATQTYADFSTQIQLLLGKPSLEQDDFNEATEFLCNFVLSALDAQH